A single genomic interval of Lewinellaceae bacterium harbors:
- a CDS encoding FKBP-type peptidyl-prolyl cis-trans isomerase: MIIEKNKVVVVDYKLQKDNAQGELVEETTGGEPLKFIFGIGMMIPGFEAELEGKKTGDEVAFQVHSEDAYGEYEDEALIDIAIENFQVDGKVDYDNLKLGQMINMQDMQGGVHRGVIKKVGLDKVQVDFNHPMAGQDLFFTVNVREVREATESELDHGHVHE; encoded by the coding sequence ATGATCATAGAAAAAAACAAAGTCGTGGTGGTGGACTATAAACTCCAGAAAGATAATGCACAGGGCGAATTGGTAGAGGAGACCACCGGTGGAGAACCCTTGAAATTTATTTTTGGTATTGGTATGATGATACCGGGATTTGAAGCAGAACTGGAGGGCAAAAAGACTGGTGATGAAGTTGCTTTTCAGGTGCATAGTGAAGATGCCTATGGCGAGTATGAAGATGAGGCTCTGATTGACATTGCCATTGAAAACTTTCAGGTTGACGGCAAGGTGGATTACGACAATCTGAAACTTGGTCAGATGATCAACATGCAGGATATGCAGGGCGGTGTCCATCGCGGAGTCATTAAAAAGGTAGGTTTGGATAAAGTACAGGTTGACTTCAATCATCCCATGGCCGGGCAGGATTTATTCTTTACCGTCAATGTGCGGGAAGTGCGGGAAGCCACCGAGTCCGAACTCGATCATGGACACGTACACGAATAA
- a CDS encoding FkbM family methyltransferase translates to MNDNTFIRIYNRVDGFLKFPNLKKSEIGIQVGFDLSSENLTTDVIKMYTRTGQEGLIIAIDPDPLNHEKLKGLITSRNLSIKTVQKGTYSHQTIEKLILGTRSSYNKLESIKGDPSPSYTDQYLEVDLDTLDNIIAELNIDYSKIRHINISNNGAEYHTLLGMEEIFRKCHNLNLTVISGRPFQLGQINDRRDYDVVIDHLTNLGFTCKYINMKNSIWWGFVNKLLIKRTWIYNKPVFGIIMAYRGDRKLKFYQSFS, encoded by the coding sequence ATGAATGACAACACATTTATCAGGATCTATAACCGTGTAGACGGTTTTCTGAAATTTCCTAATTTAAAAAAAAGTGAAATAGGTATTCAGGTTGGGTTTGATTTAAGCTCTGAAAATTTAACTACTGATGTCATTAAAATGTACACTCGCACAGGCCAAGAAGGCTTAATCATTGCTATTGATCCAGACCCTTTAAATCATGAAAAGCTTAAAGGTCTGATCACATCTAGGAACCTTTCCATAAAAACAGTTCAGAAAGGCACTTATTCCCACCAGACAATTGAAAAATTAATTTTAGGCACCCGTTCTTCCTACAATAAACTTGAAAGCATCAAAGGAGACCCCAGCCCCAGCTATACCGATCAATACCTGGAAGTCGATCTTGACACGCTGGATAACATCATAGCGGAATTAAACATTGATTATTCAAAAATCCGGCATATCAATATTTCCAACAACGGCGCAGAATACCATACGCTGTTGGGCATGGAAGAAATCTTCAGGAAATGCCACAATTTAAACTTAACCGTTATTTCAGGCCGCCCCTTTCAACTTGGCCAAATAAATGATCGACGTGATTATGATGTAGTGATAGACCATTTAACTAACCTAGGATTTACCTGCAAATACATAAATATGAAGAACTCCATCTGGTGGGGCTTTGTCAATAAACTTTTGATTAAAAGAACTTGGATTTACAATAAACCAGTGTTTGGCATTATTATGGCATACCGTGGGGACCGCAAACTAAAATTCTACCAAAGTTTCTCTTAA
- a CDS encoding glycosyltransferase family 2 protein — MKITVILTLYNSEKIVLKTIHSILSQDGIGKLFDLELLVVDDCSSDRTRSLLDQANITYLTTPFNSGGPNRGRNMGLRLATGDYITIVDHDDEWKPCRIKALLPYLDKAPIITSGFVTKYLDNGKEYEVVASKNTDHLMFPENATFIQKLTKTNRGQNTYLGSIVFHNSLKNIFFEEHFGVVDFDWILRLFHKQPSLEISQVLYTRYVDKINLSRNENYRRKDFFYSLYTLDGYKNQYPKAHRTGYRRLHGSRARYFYVNKQMEEARFYLMRSEFSWKSIGYFLTSFLGSSWITNKYRVFE; from the coding sequence ATGAAGATAACAGTCATCCTGACTCTGTACAATTCGGAAAAAATAGTTCTGAAGACCATTCATTCCATCCTGTCTCAGGATGGAATTGGCAAATTGTTTGATCTCGAACTGCTCGTCGTCGACGATTGCTCAAGTGACCGAACCAGGTCCTTGCTAGACCAGGCTAATATCACATATCTTACCACCCCCTTCAATTCAGGTGGACCCAACCGCGGGCGAAATATGGGTCTACGTCTGGCTACCGGTGATTACATTACGATTGTCGATCATGATGATGAGTGGAAACCCTGCCGCATCAAAGCACTTTTACCTTACCTGGATAAAGCACCCATAATCACTTCAGGCTTTGTGACCAAATATTTAGACAATGGTAAAGAATACGAAGTCGTCGCTTCCAAGAACACGGATCATTTAATGTTTCCTGAAAATGCCACCTTTATTCAAAAGCTCACAAAAACAAATAGAGGTCAGAATACTTATCTGGGTAGCATTGTTTTTCACAACTCATTGAAAAACATTTTTTTTGAGGAACATTTTGGAGTGGTTGATTTTGATTGGATCCTCCGGCTTTTTCATAAACAACCATCCCTGGAAATCAGCCAGGTACTCTATACGCGGTATGTTGACAAAATAAATCTGTCCAGAAATGAAAATTACCGGAGGAAAGATTTTTTCTATTCTCTCTATACATTGGATGGCTACAAAAATCAATATCCTAAAGCCCACCGGACAGGATATCGCAGGTTGCACGGGAGCCGGGCTAGGTATTTTTATGTCAATAAGCAGATGGAAGAAGCGCGGTTTTATCTTATGCGCTCTGAGTTTTCATGGAAATCCATCGGTTATTTCCTCACCTCCTTCCTGGGATCATCCTGGATAACCAATAAATACCGGGTGTTTGAATAA
- a CDS encoding methyltransferase produces the protein MSSYAENHRLRFDKTLAFMQKCLPPPAHILDLGISNPFSTKMSSAGYTVQNTGGEDLDIHSEVVRKAGYDAVTAFEILEHMVNPFTILREINASKLFVTVPLRLWFAKAYWNEKDPFDRHFHEFEPRQLFMLLDKAGWNVLETEQWYPSFKLSLSIRSLLRAVTPRHLAVYCERK, from the coding sequence ATGAGTAGCTATGCAGAGAACCACCGATTAAGATTCGATAAAACGCTGGCCTTTATGCAAAAATGCCTGCCTCCGCCTGCACACATTCTGGATCTTGGCATTTCCAATCCATTCTCAACCAAAATGAGCTCAGCGGGTTATACCGTTCAAAACACCGGTGGCGAGGACCTGGATATTCACTCCGAGGTGGTGAGGAAGGCCGGTTATGATGCAGTGACCGCCTTTGAGATACTGGAACATATGGTCAATCCGTTTACGATACTTCGAGAAATCAACGCCTCAAAGCTTTTTGTCACCGTACCATTACGATTATGGTTTGCAAAGGCGTATTGGAATGAAAAGGATCCTTTTGACCGCCATTTCCATGAATTTGAACCAAGGCAATTGTTTATGCTACTGGATAAGGCAGGTTGGAATGTCCTGGAAACCGAACAATGGTACCCTTCATTTAAACTGAGCCTGAGTATTCGGTCATTGTTACGCGCGGTTACTCCTCGTCACCTGGCCGTCTACTGCGAGCGCAAGTAA
- a CDS encoding PIG-L family deacetylase, with the protein MNDYQRILVLGPHTDDGELGCGGTIARFVEEGREVYYATFSACEESVPEGFHQEVLLDEWKEASRVLGIPGENLHSFRFQVRYFPRDRQLILEDMVQLNKLLNPDVVILPRAQDVHQDHGVIHKEGIRAFKNSTLLGYELPWNSLLFHSNFHVKLMRKHIETKIKAISCYESQEFRSYIDEEFILGLARTRGIQINEEFAEAFTLIRGIMR; encoded by the coding sequence ATGAATGATTATCAGCGAATCCTCGTATTAGGGCCACATACTGACGATGGTGAATTGGGATGTGGCGGCACTATTGCACGTTTTGTAGAAGAGGGACGGGAGGTATACTACGCTACCTTTTCCGCCTGCGAAGAAAGTGTTCCGGAGGGTTTTCATCAGGAAGTACTTCTGGATGAGTGGAAAGAGGCATCAAGAGTATTGGGAATTCCCGGGGAGAATTTGCATTCCTTCCGCTTTCAGGTGCGGTATTTCCCACGTGACCGCCAACTGATCCTGGAGGACATGGTTCAACTGAATAAACTACTAAATCCGGATGTGGTCATTTTACCCAGGGCACAGGATGTACACCAGGACCATGGAGTAATTCATAAAGAAGGTATCCGGGCATTTAAGAACTCCACACTTTTAGGGTATGAATTACCCTGGAACAGTCTGTTATTCCATTCCAACTTCCACGTAAAATTAATGCGCAAACATATTGAGACTAAAATCAAAGCCATCTCTTGTTACGAATCCCAGGAATTCAGGTCATATATCGATGAAGAATTTATCCTGGGCTTAGCACGTACACGTGGTATCCAAATCAACGAAGAATTTGCAGAAGCATTTACGTTGATCCGCGGTATTATGCGATAG
- a CDS encoding glycosyltransferase yields MKKVLVLTYYWPPSGGPGVQRILNFCNYLPEFGWQPIVITPKNGTYPVRDESLVKQINPALEIHPTATLEVFALYNLLKTGKATKESPVGMSDVIDSASLFQRLSNYIRANFFIPDPRIGWNRFALAEAAKIFHQGTVDAVITTGPPQSTHLIGLSLKKKFNLPWIADLRDPWVNIFYNRYLLRSERSIRKDQRYENQVLTTADGVTVVSTGLIDEFADRAKNITLIYNGYHSADFNHVIPKVLPENTFHLGYVGSFKPSQNNQNLWKAIAALIRENEDFAKSFALVFVGKAGEGLTRTLGEFGLFKYARMVGYVGHNEAIAYMAGLNSQLFIIPEVEDNKKIITGKLYEYMAVQNQIFSLGPVDGEAAVLLNEFGHDPMLDYNDLQGMKQTLLTQFNRWLDNDRQPVKMGTRPEKYNRRSQTKVLADLLDQLTNASK; encoded by the coding sequence ATGAAGAAAGTATTGGTATTGACCTATTATTGGCCTCCTTCGGGAGGACCCGGTGTTCAGCGAATACTGAATTTTTGCAACTACCTTCCCGAATTTGGATGGCAGCCCATTGTCATCACTCCTAAGAACGGAACCTACCCGGTCCGGGATGAATCTTTGGTGAAACAGATCAATCCGGCCCTGGAGATCCACCCTACCGCCACGCTGGAGGTATTTGCTTTATACAACTTGCTGAAAACCGGTAAAGCTACCAAGGAGTCTCCGGTAGGCATGTCCGATGTTATTGATAGTGCCAGCTTATTTCAGCGGTTGTCCAATTACATCCGGGCCAATTTTTTCATTCCCGATCCGCGGATTGGCTGGAACCGTTTTGCATTGGCGGAAGCAGCAAAGATCTTCCATCAGGGAACAGTGGATGCCGTCATTACGACAGGCCCGCCACAGAGTACGCATCTGATCGGGTTAAGCCTTAAGAAGAAATTCAATCTGCCCTGGATCGCTGATCTCAGAGACCCCTGGGTAAATATTTTTTATAACCGGTATTTGTTAAGGTCCGAAAGAAGTATACGAAAGGATCAGCGCTATGAAAATCAGGTTTTAACCACTGCAGACGGAGTCACCGTGGTAAGCACCGGTCTTATCGATGAATTCGCGGACCGGGCAAAGAACATCACCCTTATTTATAACGGCTACCATTCTGCGGATTTTAATCACGTCATACCAAAAGTGTTGCCAGAAAATACCTTCCATCTCGGCTATGTGGGTAGCTTCAAACCAAGCCAGAATAACCAAAACCTGTGGAAGGCCATTGCAGCATTAATCCGTGAAAATGAAGATTTTGCCAAATCGTTCGCCCTGGTATTCGTGGGGAAAGCCGGGGAGGGCCTCACCCGGACATTGGGAGAATTTGGGCTGTTCAAGTATGCTCGTATGGTGGGTTATGTAGGCCATAACGAAGCGATTGCCTATATGGCGGGACTTAACAGTCAACTGTTCATCATTCCGGAGGTGGAAGACAACAAAAAAATCATTACGGGTAAGCTGTATGAATACATGGCTGTGCAGAATCAAATTTTCAGCCTCGGACCAGTTGATGGTGAAGCTGCGGTACTCTTAAATGAATTTGGCCATGATCCAATGCTGGACTATAATGACCTGCAGGGTATGAAGCAGACCCTGCTGACTCAATTCAATCGTTGGTTAGATAACGACCGGCAGCCGGTAAAAATGGGAACCCGGCCTGAAAAATACAACCGGCGCAGCCAGACCAAAGTGCTGGCAGATCTGCTGGATCAGTTGACAAATGCTTCGAAATGA
- a CDS encoding glycosyltransferase family 4 protein: MIYSQNNTTNGRIAFILDNVFPPDARVQNEAIALIRAQYEVHLFCLDYTGIQKDREEYLGIKIHRYRVPSFYHNISGWAYSFPLYHRLMQPLLARFLSDVNPDFIHIHDIQIAQAVFNINKNKLPVVLDLHENRPEIMKYYDHVQKIPGKWFINPERWKKSEARFIQFSDKIIVVTPEAKKYYVKNLNFNPEKITVLPNTVSENFYKNAPSYDSIAHKFKNNFVILYVGRTGLRRGLAEVINSLPRIRKEIPNIKLVIVGNSKSDPYLMQLAKILNLADNISFEGYQNAELLPSYIRASHIGISPLHRNIHHDTTYANKLFQYLSLAKPVIVSDCTSQKRIVEENNCGLVFKSQDSKDFARQVLALYHDPVLRDTFGRNGKRFVREDFNWSTISRPLVELYDQLTLTIS, encoded by the coding sequence ATGATTTATAGTCAAAATAATACAACCAATGGGCGGATTGCATTTATTCTGGACAATGTGTTCCCGCCTGATGCCCGCGTACAAAATGAGGCCATCGCACTCATCCGTGCCCAATATGAGGTTCACCTGTTTTGTCTGGATTATACCGGTATTCAGAAGGATCGTGAAGAATACCTGGGCATAAAGATACACCGGTACCGCGTGCCGTCATTCTATCATAACATTTCGGGCTGGGCTTACTCATTTCCACTTTATCACAGGCTCATGCAGCCCTTGCTTGCCCGATTTCTCAGCGATGTAAACCCTGACTTCATCCACATTCATGATATACAAATTGCCCAGGCTGTTTTTAATATCAATAAAAATAAACTCCCGGTGGTGCTTGATCTGCACGAGAACCGTCCGGAGATCATGAAGTATTACGATCATGTTCAAAAAATACCCGGAAAATGGTTCATAAACCCGGAAAGATGGAAAAAATCTGAGGCCCGGTTTATTCAATTTTCCGATAAAATAATAGTTGTCACCCCCGAAGCGAAAAAATACTATGTAAAAAATTTAAACTTTAATCCAGAAAAAATAACAGTTCTGCCAAATACCGTTTCTGAAAACTTCTATAAAAATGCTCCCTCCTACGATTCAATAGCCCACAAATTCAAAAACAATTTTGTGATCCTCTACGTGGGTCGAACCGGACTAAGGCGAGGATTGGCTGAGGTAATCAATTCCCTGCCCCGGATAAGGAAAGAAATTCCCAATATAAAACTGGTAATTGTTGGCAACAGTAAATCAGATCCTTATTTAATGCAGCTGGCAAAAATCCTGAACCTGGCGGATAACATCAGTTTTGAAGGATATCAAAATGCCGAGCTTTTGCCTTCCTACATCCGGGCCAGCCATATAGGTATCAGCCCGTTACATCGCAATATCCATCACGATACCACCTACGCCAATAAATTATTCCAGTACCTATCCCTGGCCAAACCGGTCATCGTAAGTGATTGTACCTCTCAAAAAAGAATTGTCGAGGAAAATAATTGCGGCCTGGTATTCAAGAGTCAGGATAGCAAGGACTTTGCCCGACAGGTACTGGCACTGTATCATGATCCTGTATTACGCGATACATTCGGCCGCAATGGAAAAAGATTTGTTCGTGAAGACTTCAACTGGAGTACGATATCACGGCCCCTGGTTGAATTGTATGATCAGTTAACCCTAACCATTTCGTAG
- a CDS encoding DDE-type integrase/transposase/recombinase: MVAEMFIAEGHPVRLVLKYTGVASSTYYGRKARRNTNGKRGCRASEHTMTYSGQWVWNEQVVEDIKWILDQEFVDYGYRKVTRWLQQSRHYMINEKKVYRLMKEHQLVNKKKRQARPRDREWVKDLLPPCRISLEYLEIDIKYGYVHGQRRNGLTVTVIDVESRWVLGHYMAWSIQKRDIIKLFEQIFSLYSLPKKIYVRNDNGSQFIAAEVRQYFANQQVSQEFIKPATPEQNAHIESYHSIVEKLIWQSYDFEDLGQASQTYDRFIQFYNYERIHSGIGYTSPYRYLTKKKIDLPEKNLLLRTALCCRNLSCDVVGHRTLRSTFD, from the coding sequence ATGGTCGCAGAAATGTTCATAGCAGAGGGGCATCCGGTGCGTCTAGTATTGAAGTACACCGGTGTTGCATCGAGTACTTACTACGGCAGGAAAGCACGTAGAAATACGAACGGTAAACGTGGATGTCGGGCATCGGAACACACGATGACCTATTCGGGACAATGGGTCTGGAATGAACAGGTCGTAGAAGACATCAAATGGATCCTGGATCAAGAGTTTGTGGATTATGGATACCGAAAAGTCACGCGATGGCTGCAACAGTCCAGGCATTACATGATCAACGAAAAGAAGGTATACCGTTTGATGAAGGAGCATCAATTGGTCAACAAGAAGAAAAGGCAAGCAAGGCCCAGGGACAGGGAATGGGTCAAGGATCTGTTACCACCATGCCGTATCAGTCTGGAGTATCTGGAAATAGATATCAAATATGGCTATGTCCACGGGCAGCGTCGCAATGGATTAACGGTTACCGTGATCGATGTAGAATCCCGTTGGGTGCTGGGTCATTATATGGCCTGGTCGATTCAGAAGAGAGATATTATTAAACTGTTTGAACAGATCTTTTCGCTGTATTCACTTCCGAAGAAAATCTATGTTCGCAACGATAATGGATCCCAATTTATAGCCGCAGAAGTGCGTCAGTATTTTGCCAACCAGCAGGTCAGTCAAGAATTTATCAAACCAGCTACGCCAGAACAGAATGCTCATATTGAATCGTACCACAGCATCGTAGAAAAACTGATCTGGCAGTCTTATGATTTTGAAGACCTCGGACAGGCTTCACAAACGTATGATCGATTTATCCAGTTTTACAATTATGAGCGTATCCATTCTGGTATTGGATACACTTCACCGTACCGGTATTTGACGAAAAAGAAGATTGACTTACCGGAAAAAAACTTATTGTTGCGTACCGCTTTGTGTTGCCGAAACTTGTCCTGTGATGTAGTAGGACACCGAACGCTAAGAAGCACATTTGATTGA
- a CDS encoding transposase, translating to MTRHRRSFTVAQKLEIIQFSKRHGVTRARREYELSDSVLRRWIDRYEKDGSIGLENRSPVVKTDLEVENEQLKRELKAYKEMLAEKELALRIKEELLKKSQIRLKND from the coding sequence ATGACTCGTCACAGAAGGAGCTTCACGGTAGCTCAGAAATTAGAAATCATACAATTTAGCAAGCGACATGGGGTAACACGAGCACGCCGGGAATATGAATTGTCGGATAGTGTGTTACGTCGGTGGATTGACCGTTATGAAAAGGATGGCTCCATCGGACTGGAGAATCGATCACCAGTGGTAAAGACCGATTTAGAAGTTGAGAATGAGCAGTTGAAACGAGAGTTAAAAGCGTATAAAGAGATGCTGGCGGAAAAAGAGCTGGCCTTGCGGATCAAAGAAGAGCTGCTAAAAAAAAGCCAAATACGCTTGAAGAACGATTGA
- a CDS encoding class I SAM-dependent methyltransferase, whose translation MTNENDLLRFFLNHKENKILKWRHYFDVYDRYFSKYRGLPVRILEIGVFDGGSLHMWRDYFGTDAQIFGIDILPECKKLEDDGFHISIGSQTDRSFLRAFLASTEPFDIILDDGGHTMRQQITTFQELYKHVKPDGLYLCEDMHTSYWSKYGGGIRRPGTFMEYSKKMVDQLNAWHSEQSRFHVDQITKTTYSVHYYDSIVVFEKRLMNPPEKMETGEYSIVDYDRMTNRSLGQRIQGRLYMMASQVLRLLHLPG comes from the coding sequence ATGACAAATGAAAATGATCTATTAAGATTTTTCCTGAATCACAAGGAGAATAAAATTCTCAAGTGGAGACATTATTTTGATGTTTACGATCGCTATTTCAGCAAGTACCGGGGTCTTCCTGTCCGGATCCTGGAAATAGGGGTATTTGACGGAGGATCGCTACACATGTGGCGCGATTATTTTGGCACTGATGCACAAATATTTGGCATCGACATCCTTCCGGAGTGCAAAAAGCTTGAAGACGATGGATTCCACATTTCCATTGGGTCTCAGACTGACCGGTCATTCCTGCGAGCTTTCCTGGCCAGCACCGAACCTTTCGACATTATTCTGGATGACGGCGGCCACACTATGCGACAGCAGATCACCACGTTTCAGGAACTCTATAAACATGTGAAGCCGGATGGCTTGTATCTCTGTGAGGACATGCACACATCCTATTGGTCAAAATATGGAGGAGGAATACGACGACCAGGAACCTTTATGGAGTATAGTAAAAAAATGGTGGACCAGCTCAATGCATGGCACAGTGAGCAAAGCAGGTTTCATGTTGATCAAATCACAAAAACAACTTATTCTGTCCATTACTACGACTCAATAGTGGTATTTGAAAAGAGGCTTATGAATCCACCGGAAAAGATGGAGACCGGTGAATACAGTATTGTAGACTATGACCGGATGACCAATAGATCGCTGGGTCAGCGTATCCAGGGCCGCCTGTACATGATGGCCAGTCAAGTCCTCCGGTTACTTCATTTGCCGGGATAA
- a CDS encoding enoyl-CoA hydratase/isomerase family protein has protein sequence MEQKNVLVEPEEQFLKVTIARPDALNALNRQTMEELHALFVDNQVDKAVRGIILTGSGEKAFIAGADIKEFVGLAKQEAAALSAYGQEIFKAIETYPVPVIAAINGFALGGGLELAMACHIRLASENARFGQPEVNLGTIPGYGGTQRLIRLVGHGRAVHWLLTGEMINAAEALQAGLVTGVYPLESLLPEAVRLLKKIAAKGPLAIQEIVRCVQAYHDPAIDGFALEIDRFGWLFETRDFKEGVNAFLEKRAPRFTGR, from the coding sequence ATGGAACAGAAAAATGTACTGGTCGAGCCTGAGGAGCAATTCCTTAAAGTAACCATAGCCAGGCCTGATGCCCTGAATGCCCTGAATCGCCAAACCATGGAAGAGCTCCATGCCCTGTTTGTTGATAACCAGGTGGATAAGGCTGTACGTGGAATAATCCTTACCGGATCGGGTGAAAAAGCATTCATCGCCGGAGCTGATATCAAGGAATTTGTGGGTTTGGCCAAACAGGAGGCAGCCGCTCTCTCGGCCTATGGTCAGGAAATCTTCAAAGCCATCGAAACGTATCCGGTTCCGGTAATTGCTGCCATCAATGGATTTGCCCTGGGAGGCGGGCTTGAATTGGCTATGGCTTGCCATATCCGCCTGGCCAGTGAAAATGCCCGGTTTGGTCAACCCGAGGTCAACCTGGGTACCATACCCGGGTATGGCGGCACGCAGCGTCTGATCCGGCTGGTAGGACACGGCAGGGCAGTGCATTGGTTGCTTACGGGAGAAATGATCAATGCTGCGGAGGCTTTACAGGCTGGTTTGGTGACGGGGGTATATCCTCTGGAAAGCCTGCTTCCGGAAGCTGTCAGACTATTGAAAAAGATCGCTGCGAAAGGTCCTCTGGCCATCCAGGAGATCGTACGCTGCGTCCAGGCGTACCATGACCCGGCCATTGATGGGTTTGCCCTGGAGATAGACCGGTTCGGATGGCTCTTCGAGACCCGTGATTTTAAGGAAGGAGTCAATGCATTTCTGGAGAAACGAGCTCCACGCTTTACAGGCCGTTAA